The DNA region TCGAGTCCCAGGGACACGCCGTCGTGCCGTCGGCATCGTTGGTTTCTCCCGACCCTTCACTGCTGTTCACTGTCGCGGGCATGGTGCCCTTCATCCCGTACATCATCGGTTCGGAGACGTCGCCGCACCCGCGCATTGCCTCGGTCCAGAAGTGCATCCGCACCAAGGACATCGAGGAGGTTGGAAAGACCACCCGCCACGGCACCTTCTTCCAGATGCTGGGCAACTTCTCGTTCGGGGATTACTTCAAGGAAGGCGCGATTCGGTTCGCGTGGGACTTCCTGACGGGACCCGAGTCCGAAGGCAAGCTTGGCTTCGAGCCCGAGCGGTTCTGGGTCACCATCTGGGAAGAGGACGAGGACGCCTTCGGCTACCTCACGGGCGTGGGCGTCAACCCCGCCCAGATCGTGCGCCTCAAGCGTGAAGAGAATTTCTGGGACACCGGCCAGCCCGGACCCGCCGGCCCATGTGCCGAGTGGCACTACGACCGCGGGCCAGCCTATGGGCCCGATGCTGTGGGCGGCACGGTTGACCCCGGCGGCGACCGCTACCTCGAGATCTGGAACCTGGTGTTCGACCAGTTCCTTCGCGGCCCCGGTTCTGGCAAGGACTACCCGCTTATCCGCGAGCTCGAGCAGAAGGCCATCGACACCGGCGCTGGGCTCGAACGCATCGCGTTCCTGAAGCAGGGCGTCGAGAATTTCTTCGAGATCGACGAGGTCTTTCCCGTCATTGAAAAGGCGCAAGAGATCTCCGGCCGTGTCTATGGCACCGACGGCGAGGACGACGTCCGCTTGCGCGTGATCGCCGACCACGTCCGGTCCGCGCTCATGCTCATCGGCGACGGCGTCACGCCCGGTAATGAGGGTCGTGGCTACGTCCTGCGCCGGCTCATGCGGCGGGCCGTGCGCTCGATGCGCCTGCTCGGCGTTCACGAACCCTCCCTCGTGCCGCTCATCGAGGCCAGTTACGAGGCGATGCGTGCCTCGTATCCCGAGCTGGACAAGAACTTCGAGCACATCAGGGCCGTTGCCAAGGCGGAGGAAGAGGCGTTCAGCCGCACCCTCACGCAGGGCACGTCGATCCTTGATACGGCCGTCGCGACCGCAAAGTCCACGGGCCGACGCCAGCTCAGTGGCGCCGAGGCGTTCGCGCTCCACGACACCTATGGCTTCCCGATCGACCTCACGCTCGAGATGGCGGCCGAACAGGGCCTCTCGGTAGACGAGGGTGCCTTTAGGTCCCTCATGCAGGAGCAGCGGGACCGCGCACGCGCCGACGCGAAGTCCAAGAAGGGCGCGCACGGCGACTTTGGCGCGTACCAAGAGGTCGCAAGCGTCACGCCTTCGGTGTTCCGCGGTTACGAAGAACTGCAGGTCCTCAGCAAGGTCGTCGCCGTCATCAAGGATGGGGTGTCGGTGCCCGCCGCCTCCGTGGGCGAGTCGGTCGAGGTCATTCTGGCCGAGACCCCTTTCTACCCGGAATCGGGCGGTCAAGACGCCGACACGGGCGAAATCAGGGGACCCAACGCGACCCTCGAGGTTCTCGATGTGCAACGCCCCGTCAAGAACGTCATCGTGCACTCCGTGCGGGTGGGCGAGGGGACCGTCGCCGTGGGCGATCTGGTGTCGGCCGAGGTCGACCCCGTCAACCGTCGCCTGGCTTCGAAGGCGCACTCAGCCACGCACCTCATCCACTCCGCGCTCCACGAGGTGCTGGGCCGGCAGGCGAACCAGGCGGGCTCCTACAACAAGCCCGGCTACATGCGACTCGACTTCTCGTGGACCCAAGGCGTGTCGACAGCCGCCCGCGGCGAGATCGAGGACATCGCCAACCACGCGATCCGCGAAGAGCTCCCCGTAGACACGACGGTCATGTCGCTCGACGAGGCGAAGTCCCTCGGCGCGATGGCCCTCTTCGGCGAGAAGTACGGCGACCGCGTGCGCGTGGTCGAGATCGGCGGGCCCTTCTCGCGCGAACTCTGCGCGGGTACCCACGTCGGCAACTCCGGGCAGATCGGCCTGTTGACGGTGACGTCCGAGGGTTCGGTCGGTTCGGGCGCCCGCCGCATTGAGGCGCTCGTCGGCGCCGATGCCTTCAGCCACCTCGCGGCCGAGCGTGCGATCGTGAGCGAGCTCACGTCGTCCCTCAAGACTCAGCCGCAGGACC from Demequina lutea includes:
- the alaS gene encoding alanine--tRNA ligase — its product is MRTAEISKRWLEYFESQGHAVVPSASLVSPDPSLLFTVAGMVPFIPYIIGSETSPHPRIASVQKCIRTKDIEEVGKTTRHGTFFQMLGNFSFGDYFKEGAIRFAWDFLTGPESEGKLGFEPERFWVTIWEEDEDAFGYLTGVGVNPAQIVRLKREENFWDTGQPGPAGPCAEWHYDRGPAYGPDAVGGTVDPGGDRYLEIWNLVFDQFLRGPGSGKDYPLIRELEQKAIDTGAGLERIAFLKQGVENFFEIDEVFPVIEKAQEISGRVYGTDGEDDVRLRVIADHVRSALMLIGDGVTPGNEGRGYVLRRLMRRAVRSMRLLGVHEPSLVPLIEASYEAMRASYPELDKNFEHIRAVAKAEEEAFSRTLTQGTSILDTAVATAKSTGRRQLSGAEAFALHDTYGFPIDLTLEMAAEQGLSVDEGAFRSLMQEQRDRARADAKSKKGAHGDFGAYQEVASVTPSVFRGYEELQVLSKVVAVIKDGVSVPAASVGESVEVILAETPFYPESGGQDADTGEIRGPNATLEVLDVQRPVKNVIVHSVRVGEGTVAVGDLVSAEVDPVNRRLASKAHSATHLIHSALHEVLGRQANQAGSYNKPGYMRLDFSWTQGVSTAARGEIEDIANHAIREELPVDTTVMSLDEAKSLGAMALFGEKYGDRVRVVEIGGPFSRELCAGTHVGNSGQIGLLTVTSEGSVGSGARRIEALVGADAFSHLAAERAIVSELTSSLKTQPQDLTHRIGALVERLSQVEKELSALRQQALLGAAAGIADSAELVGGTRLVAATVADASSADDLRVLALDVRARLGEATPAVVALVAAIDGRPAVVVATNEPARTGGLKAGDLVKAASTALGGGGGGKPDLAQGGGTDAAAIPSAITAVRDLVVARG